AGGGAGCGATTTCTTTGGAAGATAAATTCATTTTGAGGTAAGCTGCCAATCGAAGGTCGCCCGGTGTCAATTCAGGAAAATCGTTTTTTAGTCTTTTGAAAAATTCTCCATGCAACTGATTGAAATGGGCTTCAAAAACCGACCAATCATCCTCACTGCTGATGTGTTCGTCTATCAATTGCAGTGATTTTTTGATTTCTGCTTTGTTTGTTTTACCATTTGAGTCGGTTTTGAAGTTGTTGAGTTCTTGTTTGAGTTGGATAAGAATTTCGTTTTTGCGGACAAGATTCATGGTCGAATCTGCCAACTGTCGGGTTTTATTTTCATTCTCTATTTGGAGTCGATCATTGTTGGCTTCGATGCGCTGGCGGTGGAGTTCTCGTTCTCTTTTTACTTCGAGTTGCCTTTTTTGGTATTCCAAACGGCGTTCGTGCCATTGCAGCAATATGTAGAGCAAGGCAATGAAAATTCCCATGTAACAAAATTTTGCCCAAGCGGTTTCGTACCATCGGGGTTCAATTTCAAATGTAAATGCTGTTATGTTTTTTGATAGTTCGGATTGGATCTCAAAGACATAAGTACCTTTACCTAGATTGGTGTATTCCTTGTTTGTATGGTTGTCCCATGCAGACCATTTTTCTTCAAAGCCTTGTAGTCGGTAGCGTATTTTTGCTGGATAAGTGTAGTGAGGGACTGCAAATTGAAATTGAAGATGGTTTTCAGAAGGTGTGAAAATCATAGGTTGAGGTAGCTCATTGACCGCATTGAAGGGAATGGTATTGCCATTGATTTGTAAATGACCAATCATCGGCTGCAATGTACTTAAATCATTGTGGGATGAATCTTTATCGTGGTGATTTTTGGGATAGAATAGTCCGTAACCATCGTCTAAACAAAGCAAATAAGTGGTGTCATTGAGCAAGACAATTTTTTCGTGGTTGGGCACTAATGAAATAGACTTGTACGGATTTGATTATGATAGAGTTATGTGAAAAGTGATTTGTTGTGTGCAATTATTTTCCTCTTGAAAAACATTTGTTATAATCAAAATATAGGACTCTTTTTCAAAACATTTGTTTATGAGTGTTTTAAGCATAAAATAATAAATCATTAAATATTTTCAATAATTTATTATTCACTGATTATCGAGCCGAACAAGTCTAATATACAATTGCAGTTCGTCTTTGCCATTGAAGTATTGGATATAATTGGGATAAATTTTGAACCAGTCTGTCTTTTTTCCTCTTGTAAATTCATATTTTCCTGATTCTAATACAATATTGTTCATTGAAGTAATCGGCTCAAACTTTTGTAGATCCTCATTGAAGGTCATAAAAAGCGAATCGGATTTGACCACCATTTTTTCTTCAAAAGCGAATAAGGAAAGGTTGAATACAGAAGGCAAACCGTCTTGTAAATCAAAAGATTGGATTTTTTCAGCCTTGGTCAATTGTTGGTTTAGTTTTGTGCGAAACAGTCCTTTTTGGGGATGTGCTACCCAAAGCCAGTCATTTTTGTCAAAACCAATTTTCTTGGAAGGGATGCTGATTCCTTCAATGCGATTGGAATAAATCCAGCTACCTTGTTCATCTTGCTTGAAGACTACCAAACCTGTGTAAGTTCCTTGTAAAAGTGTGTTTTTTATATGGGGATGTGCAATCAAGCGATAACCACCTGTGACGGATGAAATGGGCTTCAACTGATGGTTTTCGACCAAAAAAGTTCCTGAATTGTGTCCACAAAGTAGTTGCCCATTGAGTAACTGCAAATCCCAAACCTGCCCTTGACTTCCTTCAATGTGTTGAAAATCTTGGTTAAAATCTGATTGCCACGGCTTATAAAACAAACCTTGATTAGTGCCTATATATAGCTGTTCTTCAAAGAGAATTGCGGTATAAACGGTGCCAATTTCACCATTTTTGTCGTGGGCATATACGATTGGTGCATCCAACACTACTAAGTCAATGCCTTTGTCCAAGCCTACCCAAAGATTGCACATTGAATCTTCAAAAAGTGCCAATATGGTGTTGTTTTGGAGGGCGTTCTGTTGGTTGAGGTGGTAACGAATATTACCAACAGAATCGGTGATGTACACGCCATTGCGAATGGTTCCCCACGCATAATCTCCATTTTGTAGGCGAATCCCTTTGTTGAGTTGGTATTGCTTCAATAAACCGTTGATAGGCAGTTGCCAACTTTTGAAGTTTTTACCATCATATTGAAAAATACCTGAATATTGTGTGCCTATCAGATAAGTATCTTCACTAATAGTGGGCAAAATTGCAGCCACTTTTTTATCTTGAAAAAGTTGACTATTGCGGACTTTTTGAAAAGTATTTTGAGGACTAAGTTCATACAAACATTCTGTTAACACAGGTACAACAAGTTGATTTTGAAGCGTTCTTGCAAACATGATGTTGGAAGGTGGCTTGATAACCATCACTGTATCTGCATCACGGTCAAAGCGATACATCATCGAAAAGGACTGAGCATAAATGTGTTGTTCGTGTTCAAAAATATGCCAAATTTCTTCTTCGTAAATGCGTGGTTCTGAAATTTTTTCGACCAAAGAAATATAGTGGTATTTGCCATCGGTTTCGGTGTGCCAATAACCAAACATTCCGAATCCTCCTATAAAAATGTTGCCTTCGGTATCACAATAGGTTGTACGAACAATTTGCTGATTCGGAATTTGAAGTGTATTCCACTGACTTCCATTGAACTGCAATAGTCCTTGTGCATTTCCAAAATACATTTGCAGGTCTTGCCCCTGAGTGATAGACCAATTTTGATTTTGCCCTGCATACTGTTGTTTAGAGAAATGAATCACCTTTGGCACTTCTTTGGCGGTCAAAGTCCATGAAAAAAGGCACAACAATAGGTACATCACTAATTTTTTCATTCAAAGCACTTGTTTGTCCTTCAATTTGTAACTGATGGAAGAATTATCCAAAGTTAAAATAAAAATTACTTCCTATTCAATTCGCCTTTCTCCTTATATTTGCGCTTATGGCAAATTACTATCAAAACAAAGTCGTATGGGTAACAGGTGCTTCTTCTGGAATTGGAGAAGCCTTGACTTATGCCTTCAATGAAAGGGGGGCAAAATTGGTGATTTCTGCTCGTCGGGAATCTGAATTGGAAAGGGTGAAAAACAACTGCAAAAACAAATCGGCAGAAGTATTCATTTTGCCTCTCGACCTCGCAAAACACGATGAACTTCCTGCAATTGCAGCCAAAAGTATTGCGCATTTTGGCAAAATAGATATTTTGGTCAACAATGGTGGACGAGGTTTTAGAGGTTTGGTAAAAGATACCGAAATGGAAGTACATAAGCAAATTATGGATGTTAATTATTTTGGCACAGTGGCTGTTACCAAAGCTGTTTTACCGAATATGATTGCCAATAAATCGGGACAAATTGCAGTGATTAGCTCTTTGACGGGTAAGTTTGGAACGCCTATGCGTTCGGCTTATGCGGCATCAAAACACGCTTTGCACGGTTTTTTTGATGCTCTGCAAGCTGAAGTTTTTAAGGATGGGGTGAAGATTACCATGATTTGCCCAGGTTTTGTGTCCTCCAATTTGCTGACCAAATCACTGACGGCTGACGGCGGTTTGTATGGTGAGGAGGAAGAAAGTGCGTACAAAAGGATGCCCGCAGATGTGTTCGCTCAAAAAGCATTGAAGGCGATTGAAGGTCAAAAAGAAGAGGTGTATATTGGAGGAACTGAAAAATTAGCGATTTATGCGAAGCGGTTTGTTCCGAGTATTTTCAATTATTTTATTAGGAAATCGAAGGTTAGTTAGTGATTGGTAATTAGATATTAAGTGAATTTAATCCAAAAACGATAAGTTCATTAGATATTTTTTTATAAATTGATTTGTAGAATCTTAGCTCCAATCTTCACTGGCTAAAAATCCACTACCCATCTTACTCCTCTAAATCCCATTCTGCCAAATTCATCGGGCGCAAAATTAGGTTCGACTCGGATACTCAAATCGTCACTTACATCAAAATCATAGAGGTGTGCGTCAATCGTTGCGTCAATGATGTTGATGGCATAAATCAAGCCTGTAAACAGAATGGAAATGGACAACAAACGGTCACGACTTTCAAAAGCATTGAGGGCATTTGTGTCTGTTTGGTAAAAAGGGGAGGTCAATGGCGGGTCACCATAGCCTTCACGGGTAAGGGCAAGATATTGGTCTCGAAAGAGTTGTCGGTTTTTGAAGTGGTCGACAACTAGATAACCTGTGAATCCCAAGAGTCCATAAATAATCGGAATTTTCCAATATTTGCGATTGTACACCTGCCCCAATCCTGGCAATAATGCCGAGCGTGTGGCCGCACGAAGGGGAGAATGTGGGCGGTTTTTGCGTTTGATTTCGGAGCTGACAAAGGCATCAATGATGTTGGCACCATAGATAATGGCGGTACTGGTGAACCCTACGGTATAGTTTCGCCCTGCTGTTCTTCGTTTTTCCCGCAATTCTACCAAACTTAAATTTGCAGTTTGTGCGCTTTCTTGGTAATCAGGATTTTGCAGCACTTGATTGTCCAGACGACTTTTGTAGGCGTTTTGATAGGTATTGTACTCGCTTTTGAGGAGAATTGTGGTGGCTGCTCCCCCTACAAAAAGCCCTGCATAAACGGGTGCTTTCCAATATTGTTTGTTGTAAAGATGCCCACCTCCTGGAATCAAAGACCACATTGCCGCCCGTTTGGAGTGCTTTCGCAAGACAGAATCGGGCAGCAAGGTTGGGTTTTTCCTCGCTGCAATGACCACTGAATCAGCATTGATGCTTACTAATGGAATACTGTCTATGGCAGTAGTAGGGATGGTATCGGGTGGTATAATTTGAACAGGGTCGAGTTCTTGGGCGTTTAGGGGATTGCCCAAGAGTAGGAATAAGAAAGGGATGAGAAATTGGATTGTACGCATGTATTCCGTTTTTGAAAATCGCTTTTATTTGGAGAGCTAAAGATACGATATTGTTTTTGGAGTAGTTGACGAAGTGTTTGGGGTTGGGCGTTGCTTCGTGTTTTTTATCAATAATAGCTTTTGATTATTGGATTCATTTAGTATATATTG
The Chitinophagales bacterium genome window above contains:
- a CDS encoding SDR family oxidoreductase, translated to MANYYQNKVVWVTGASSGIGEALTYAFNERGAKLVISARRESELERVKNNCKNKSAEVFILPLDLAKHDELPAIAAKSIAHFGKIDILVNNGGRGFRGLVKDTEMEVHKQIMDVNYFGTVAVTKAVLPNMIANKSGQIAVISSLTGKFGTPMRSAYAASKHALHGFFDALQAEVFKDGVKITMICPGFVSSNLLTKSLTADGGLYGEEEESAYKRMPADVFAQKALKAIEGQKEEVYIGGTEKLAIYAKRFVPSIFNYFIRKSKVS
- a CDS encoding DUF5683 domain-containing protein, whose protein sequence is MRTIQFLIPFLFLLLGNPLNAQELDPVQIIPPDTIPTTAIDSIPLVSINADSVVIAARKNPTLLPDSVLRKHSKRAAMWSLIPGGGHLYNKQYWKAPVYAGLFVGGAATTILLKSEYNTYQNAYKSRLDNQVLQNPDYQESAQTANLSLVELREKRRTAGRNYTVGFTSTAIIYGANIIDAFVSSEIKRKNRPHSPLRAATRSALLPGLGQVYNRKYWKIPIIYGLLGFTGYLVVDHFKNRQLFRDQYLALTREGYGDPPLTSPFYQTDTNALNAFESRDRLLSISILFTGLIYAINIIDATIDAHLYDFDVSDDLSIRVEPNFAPDEFGRMGFRGVRWVVDF